The following proteins come from a genomic window of Pichia kudriavzevii chromosome 1, complete sequence:
- a CDS encoding uncharacterized protein (PKUD0A12880) produces the protein MTEQDAVACSESSRMNSPRTHRIPNLLWKEVWLRYWFDIVLLFAIVLAKLAPDIARNGGILRGEVTIGYGAVFIIFLGSGLSMQTKELIKNILHWRAHVTVFILQFVITSAIIYIFANIIYRMQNPIISKWMLVGLIVTGCCPTTVSSNVVMTRNADGNVLLTLCEVFIGNLSGAVITPLLVQLLFRGDWAWANPANGSSVYSVFRNVMKQNLITVVLPLTIGQAIQNTNPEETKWFVRKFRVNIVGSVMLLMIMFSSFSTAFYQGSFEVATKKSILFLCVFNCFIYILFTVVCFIMARPIFIKCLFQKVPDDSTPKSYNFFYKVLRPFYYNRADTVSIMLCGGAKTAALGVSLITSQYGVNNPHLGELLVPLVLYQALQVITAGLLTPLMKHWVHSDTDFYLPREQLLDEEHTSDIYNSFSDNNNNTYNYS, from the coding sequence atGACTGAGCAAGATGCGGTCGCATGCAGTGAAAGTTCCAGAATGAACTCCCCAAGAACACACAGAATCCCTAATTTACTGTGGAAAGAAGTTTGGTTACGGTATTGGTTTGATATTGTCTTACTATTTGCAATAGTCCTTGCAAAATTAGCACCAGATATTGCAAGAAATGGTGGCATCTTGAGAGGGGAAGTAACAATTGGTTATGGAGCtgtttttattatctttttGGGATCAGGGTTATCAATGCAAACTAAAGAACTAATTAAAAACATCTTGCATTGGAGGGCACATGTTACAGTTTTCATACTACAATTTGTCATCACATCTGCaattatttatatatttgcAAATATTATCTATCGAATGCAAAACCCAATTATTTCTAAATGGATGTTGGTGGGACTAATTGTGACTGGATGTTGTCCAACGACGGTATCTTCTAATGTAGTGATGACAAGAAACGCAGATGGTAATGTTTTGCTAACATTATGTGAGGTTTTCATTGGAAATTTATCAGGTGCTGTGATTACACCATTATTGGTCCAACTACTATTCAGAGGTGATTGGGCATGGGCTAATCCAGCTAATGGGTCATCGGTTTACAGTGTCTTTCGTAATGTTATGAAGCAAAATCTAATCACGGTAGTTTTACCATTGACCATTGGACAAGCAATCCAAAATACAAACCCAGAAGAGACAAAGTGGTTTGTGAGAAAGTTCAGAGTGAATATTGTCGGATCTGTGATGTTATTAATGATtatgttttcatcattttcaaccGCATTTTATCAAGGGTCATTTGAAGTTGctacaaagaaatcaatcttgtttctttgtgtATTCAATTGCTTTATTTATATTCTTTTCACTGTGGTCTGCTTCATAATGGCAAGGCctatatttatcaaatgtttATTTCAGAAAGTACCAGATGATTCGACACCTAAAAGTTATAACTTTTTCTACAAAGTTTTGAGACCATTCTACTATAATCGTGCAGATACAGTCTCCATCATGTTATGTGGAGGAGCTAAAACTGCAGCATTAGGAGTCTCATTAATTACTTCGCAGTATGGTGTGAACAACCCACATCTTGGCGAGCTACTAGTTCCGTTGGTCCTATACCAAGCGCTTCAAGTGATAACAGCTGGGCTTTTAACACCACTTATGAAACACTGGGTTCATTCCGATACTGATTTCTATTTGCCTCGAGAACAACTATTAGATGAAGAACATACCAGTGATATTTATAATAGTTTCAGtgataataacaataatactTATAATTACTCTTAG
- a CDS encoding uncharacterized protein (PKUD0A12850; similar to Saccharomyces cerevisiae YDR041W (RSM10); ancestral locus Anc_3.278): MFTFKTVLPRVSYRSTQVSRSFTSSLIRKNANSDLDKSIDELVNIKLSTEKSKVPELDQETISTSKLIDTFNQYEPKVMSEEVVAPGSKNPIPINAELNYYAPLKHEVKYGHLKAEVIFKCFDPVNVEFFCDFALRAAYYLGLPATGPKPIPTKRERWTVIRAPFVHAKSKENFERKTHGRMIKIWDSDNEVIDLWLSYLKKNSVWGVGVKVNMYTSEPLQLSDKMESIEANKKALDELSASIETLSKDTGNPVSQKVLELLKDPVFTKHMSNKEIEQLKSSS, translated from the coding sequence ATGTTTACCTTCAAAACTGTTTTACCTCGTGTGTCATACCGTTCCACACAAGTTTCAAGATCCTTTACCTCTTCACTTATAAGGAAAAACGCAAATTCTGATTTGgataaatcaattgatgaattggtGAATATCAAACTATCCACGGAGAAGTCGAAAGTACCTGAATTAGACCAAGAAACAATTTCTACGTCTAAACTCATAGATACTTTTAACCAGTATGAACCTAAAGTTATGTCTGAAGAAGTGGTAGCGCCAGGTTCCAAGAATCCAATCCCAATTAATGCCGAATTGAATTACTATGCGCCTTTGAAGCATGAGGTTAAATACGGGCATCTTAAGGCAGAAGTTATATTCAAGTGTTTTGACCCTGTTAACGTGGAGTTTTTCTGTGATTTTGCATTAAGAGCTGCGTATTATCTCGGATTACCAGCAACTGGCCCAAAACCAATTCCTACAAAGAGGGAGAGATGGACAGTCATCAGAGCACCATTCGTTCATGCAAAATCTAAggaaaattttgaaagaaaaacacaCGGCAGAATGATCAAAATTTGGGATTCAGATAACGAAGTCATTGATTTATGGTTGTCctacttgaagaaaaactcTGTCTGGGGTGTCGGGGTTAAGGTTAACATGTACACCAGCGAACCATTACAATTATCCGATAAAATGGAATCTATTGAAGCTAACAAAAAGGCCTTGGATGAGTTATCTGCTTCAATTGAAACTTTATCTAAGGATACCGGAAATCCAGTCTCTCAAAAGGTTTTGGAATTATTAAAGGACCCAGTTTTCACTAAGCATATgtcaaataaagaaatcgAACAACTCAAATCATCCAGttaa
- a CDS encoding uncharacterized protein (PKUD0A12890; Pfam Domains: PTR2(1.1e-27)): MREEKVSLEMDPKEICKEQGFDEYETLQGYEYITEYADEHNPHGLAIANTEDKFTYRNITARPTWAAMLIIIVEFAERASYYGTTGVLNNFIMRPLPLGSKTGKVMPGHIGNAGALGLGLQDANAITTLLEFLAHVVPLFGGYLADDRLGKFKTIMIGVWVGILAHFLFIIAALPPVIAKGQPALAPVIFGILTLAICTGFIKANLLPLLLEQFPYRTNVLKRTSSGEVVYIDRDSSIQRLTMFYYWSVDIGAFLSIATSYSAKRVGYWLSFLVPMIMYFFVIIAMLLIKPHLKPEIPQGSLLKKALLVVKTCLKGNFIKRLRHKQFWAYAFPSNMEARGVASEKIKWTQEEVKDYRITFTQCILFAYFVIFNIADVGLGSTLTAQAGAMSSKGIPNDFFNNFNAIVVIVTIPFLDYIFYPQLSKFKISFKRVHKVFVGFMFAAIASMVSAIIQWKVYETSPCGYYATTCDEPSPLSAWLEIINYGLCAIGECFCYTTGYEIAYTRAPDNGKSLVMAIFMFNAAISSAINEGITGALYDPNLIKPFAGVAGVGAFCAFAFLIQYWNLDETIEEEERERERLKQKQNSEMPLEVELMDLSCGSSSSKQL; the protein is encoded by the coding sequence ATGAGGGAAGAAAAGGTTTCCCTGGAAATGGATCCAAAAGAGATTTGCAAAGAACAAGGTTTTGACGAATACGAAACTCTACAGGGTTATGAGTATATTACTGAGTATGCAGATGAGCATAATCCACATGGTTTAGCTATTGCAAATACCGAAGATAAGTTCACTTATAGGAACATTACAGCAAGACCGACTTGGGCGGcaatgttgataattattgttgaattcGCAGAAAGGGCTTCATATTATGGAACAACCGGTGTGTTGAATAACTTTATCATGAGACCATTACCTCTAGGCTCCAAAACAGGCAAGGTAATGCCTGGACATATAGGTAATGCCGGTGCTCTTGGTTTAGGTTTGCAGGATGCTAATGCTATCACGACTTTACTGGAATTTTTGGCACATGTTGTACCCCTTTTTGGTGGTTATCTTGCGGACGACAGACTAGGAAAGTTCAAAACTATCATGATAGGTGTTTGGGTTGGCATTCTTGcacattttttatttatcaTTGCTGCTCTACCTCCGGTTATTGCCAAGGGTCAGCCTGCATTAGCGCCAGTAATTTTTGGCATCCTAACATTGGCCATCTGTACTGGTTTCATCAAAGCTAATTTATTACCCTTATTACTCGAACAATTCCCATATAGAACAAATGTTTTGAAGAGAACCTCTAGTGGTGAGGTTGTATACATTGATAGGGATAGCTCTATCCAAAGACTTACTATGTTCTACTATTGGTCAGTTGATATTGGTGCTTTCTTAAGTATCGCTACCTCCTATTCTGCTAAAAGAGTTGGATATTGGCTGTCCTTTCTAGTTCCAATGATTATGTATTTCTTCGTCATTATTGCTATGCTTCTGATTAAACCACATTTGAAACCTGAGATTCCCCAAGGATCTTTACTTAAAAAGGCACTTCTTGTTGTTAAAACGTGTTTGAAAggaaatttcatcaaaaggTTGAGACACAAACAATTCTGGGCATATGCATTCCCTTCAAATATGGAAGCTAGAGGTGTAGCTTCTGAAAAGATTAAGTGGAcacaagaagaagttaaagaTTATAGAATTACCTTTACTCAATGTATCTTATTTGCATATTTTGTCATATTTAACATAGCTGATGTTGGATTGGGTTCTACTTTAACAGCACAGGCAGGTGCAATGTCAAGTAAAGGTATCCCAAAcgattttttcaacaattttaATGCAATTGTCGTTATAGTTACTATTCCGTTTCTGGACTACATTTTCTACCCACAACTGAGTAAATTTAAAATATCATTCAAGCGTGTTCATAAGgtttttgttggttttaTGTTTGCAGCCATAGCATCCATGGTTTCTGCAATTATCCAGTGGAAAGTGTATGAGACTTCACCGTGTGGCTATTACGCAACTACTTGTGACGAGCCATCACCATTGAGCGCATGGCTAGAAATTATCAATTATGGTTTATGCGCAATTGGAGAATGTTTCTGTTACACTACAGGCTATGAAATCGCATACACTAGAGCTCCGGACAATGGTAAATCGTTAGTTATGGCtattttcatgtttaaTGCAGCGATTTCCTCCGCAATTAACGAAGGTATCACAGGAGCATTATATGATCCGAATTTGATTAAACCTTTTGCTGGTGTTGCTGGGGTTGGGGCTTTCTGtgcatttgcatttttaaTTCAGTACTGGAACCTAGACGAGACTATtgaagaggaggaaagaGAGAGGGAAAGGCTtaagcaaaaacaaaattcgGAAATGCCTCTCGAAGTTGAGTTGATGGATTTATCATGTGGTAGCTCCAGCTCAAAGCAGCTTTAA
- a CDS encoding uncharacterized protein (PKUD0A12840; similar to Saccharomyces cerevisiae YBR062C; ancestral locus Anc_3.279), which translates to MSTYEDEHNLSTSDTATTSQGSRRSERHLTLQQAINAFFTSSSSHGGDFREFTNSEGLSIEPQMLDMLQSMLITGNGAAIAFGDSNKKEGVDDSFMDTLERVDKKELKNDDTCPICTNDYKDDPYPLVVELPCNAKHRFDLECIGPWLKLNKTCPLCRVDVTKGKPKELLIDSEIEDDDWEMYG; encoded by the coding sequence ATGTCGACGTATGAAGATGAACATAACCTCAGTACATCAGATACTGCTACTACATCGCAAGGATCAAGAAGAAGTGAACGTCACTTAACCTTGCAACAAGCGATAAACGCCTTCTTCACTAGCTCTTCATCTCATGGCGGTGACTTCAGAGAATTCACCAATAGTGAAGGGCTATCAATTGAGCCACAGATGTTGGACATGCTACAATCCATGTTAATTACGGGAAATGGTGCTGCAATTGCATTTGGTGATTCCAATAAAAAGGAAGGCGTAGACGATTCATTTATGGATACTTTAGAACGTGTCGacaaaaaagaattgaaaaatgatgataCTTGTCCAATCTGTACAAATGACTATAAAGATGATCCATATCCTCTAGTCGTTGAATTGCCATGTAATGCGAAGCATAGATTTGATTTAGAATGCATTGGACCATGGCTTAAGTTGAATAAAACGTGCCCTTTATGTAGAGTTGATGTTACAAAGGGTAAACCAAAGGAGCTATTGATCGATAGCGAAATCGAGGATGATGACTGGGAAATGTATGGATAA
- a CDS encoding uncharacterized protein (PKUD0A12870; similar to Saccharomyces cerevisiae YDR037W (KRS1); ancestral locus Anc_3.275): MSENKVEQVTEQLAKTYLDEPTGEYVSKSELKKRQKLRALEIKKAEKAKKAAATAPKVSKQSDELANVNPAQYFEIRSAQIQNLRKEDSETNPYPHKFHVTTEFPEFIKEYGHLQKGETKPDVKVSVSGRIMVKREAGQKLKFYNLQNNGVNLQIMAQAQDAEGDFAEMHKLLRRGDIIGVEGYPGRTNPSKGGEGELSVFATKVTLLTPCLHMLPTEHYGFKDQEARYRKRYLDLIMNKNVREIFLARSKIIKYIRKFLDSRDFVEVETPILNIIAGGATAKPFTTHHNDLDMEMFMRIAPELYLKELVVGGLERVYEIGRQFRNEGIDMTHNPEFTTCEFYQAYADVYDLMDMTELLFSEMVKEITGDYKVKYQPEGPEGETLTLDFSRPWKRVNMIEELEKIYGVKFPSADTFHSDEFNKFLKDILIKNKIDCPPPLTNARMLDRLVGEIEDASINPTFIFGHPQIMSPLAKKDRKTPGLCERFEVFVATKEICNAYTELNDPFDQRARFEEQASQKAQGDDEAQLIDETFCNALEYGLPPTAGWGCGIDRLAMFLTNSNTIREVLLFPTLKPDSLVKGEEKKQ, translated from the coding sequence ATGTCTGAAAATAAGGTTGAACAGGTCACAGAACAACTTGCAAAGACTTATCTTGACGAACCAACTGGTGAGTACGTCTCTAAATCTGAGCTTAAGAAGAGACAAAAGCTGAGAGCattggaaatcaaaaaggCAGAAAAGGCGAAGAAAGCTGCTGCTACTGCTCCAAAGGTCTCCAAGCAATCCGATGAACTAGCTAATGTCAATCCAGCTCAGTACTTTGAGATTAGATCTGCccaaatccaaaacttgAGAAAGGAAGATTCTGAAACTAATCCTTATCCTCATAAGTTCCATGTCACCACTGAATTCCCGGAATTTATTAAAGAATATGGCCATTTGCAAAAGGGTGAAACCAAGCCGGATGTTAAGGTCTCTGTTAGTGGTAGAATCATGGTTAAGAGAGAAGCTGGccaaaaattgaagttcTATAACTTACAAAACAATGGTGTCAACCTTCAAATTATGGCACAAGCTCAAGATGCTGAAGGTGATTTTGCTGAAATGCACAAACTACTAAGAAGAGGTGATAttattggtgttgaagGTTATCCAGGTAGAACTAATCCATCTAAAGGTGGTGAAGGTGAGTTATCTGTTTTTGCAACTAAGGTTACCCTTCTAACACCATGTCTTCACATGTTACCAACAGAACACTATGGTTTCAAGGACCAAGAAGCAAGATATAGAAAGAGATATCTTGATTTGATCATGAATAAGAACGTCAGAGAAATTTTCCTTGCGAGATCAAAGattatcaaatatatcaGAAAGTTCTTAGACTCAAGAGATTTcgttgaagttgaaaccccaattttgaatattattGCAGGTGGTGCAACCGCAAAACCATTCACTACTCACCATAATGATCTAGATATGGAAATGTTCATGAGAATCGCACCTGAATTATACTTGAAGGAATTAGTCGTTGGTGGTTTAGAAAGAGTTTATGAAATCGGTAGACAATTCAGAAATGAAGGTATCGATATGACACACAACCCTGAATTCACCACTTGTGAATTCTACCAAGCGTATGCTGATGTCTACGATTTAATGGATATGACTGAATTACTATTCTCGGAAATGGTCAAGGAAATCACTGGTGACTACAAGGTCAAATATCAACCAGAAGGCCCAGAAGGTGAGACTTTAACCCTTGATTTCTCCAGACCTTGGAAGAGAGTGAACATGATTGAAGAACTAGAGAAGATCTACGGCGTCAAGTTCCCATCGGCAGATACTTTCCACTCTGACGAATTTAATAAATTCTTGAAGGATATTTtaattaaaaacaaaattgattgCCCACCTCCATTAACCAATGCTAGAATGCTAGATAGACTAGttggtgaaattgaagacGCTTCCATCAACCCAacctttatttttggtCACCCACAAATTATGTCTCCGTTAGCAAAGAAGGATAGGAAGACTCCAGGTTTATGTGAGagatttgaagtttttgttGCAACAAAGGAAATTTGTAATGCATATACCGAATTGAATGATCCATTTGATCAAAGAgcaagatttgaagaacaagCTTCTCAAAAGGCACaaggtgatgatgaagCTCAGTTGATTGATGAAACTTTCTGTAATGCTTTAGAATATGGTTTACCACCAACTGCAGGTTGGGGTTGTGGTATTGATAGACTAGCTATGTTTTTAACCAATTCAAATACCATTAGAGAAGTTTTGTTATTCCCAACCTTAAAGCCAGACTCTTTGGTTAAgggtgaagaaaaaaaacaatag
- a CDS encoding uncharacterized protein (PKUD0A12860; similar to Saccharomyces cerevisiae YBR061C (TRM7); ancestral locus Anc_3.277) translates to MGKSSKDKRDLYYRKAKEEGWRARSAFKLLQLNEQFDLFKDVKRVVDLCAAPGSWSQVLSKEIFKDGKNEDAKIVAVDLQPMSPIDNVIELQADITHPKTLEKIMDIFDGEKADFVCSDGAPDVTGMHDLDEYIQAQLVLSALQLATCILKEDGTFVAKIFRGRDIDLLYSQLGYLFDKVICAKPRSSRASSLEAFIVCIGYKPRPGWIPSLKPNLSTEEFFQDMKIGRSELSEDLAFNDEERKVAPFVACGDLNSIDSDATYALDENFKTLSLDPVQSPTAPPYKKALELKRKGQLKIVK, encoded by the coding sequence ATGGGTAAAAGCAGTAAGGATAAGAGAGATCTCTATTACAGAAAGgcaaaagaagaaggctGGAGAGCACGTTCTGCCTTTAAATTACTCCAATTAAATGAACAATTTGaccttttcaaagatgtcAAAAGGGTAGTCGATTTATGTGCAGCTCCTGGTTCTTGGTCTCAAGTTTTAAGTAAGGAGATTTTCAAAGACGgtaaaaatgaagatgcCAAAATTGTTGCTGTGGATTTGCAACCAATGTCCCCAATAGATAATGTCATTGAGCTGCAAGCAGATATTACACACCCAAAAacacttgaaaaaatcatggATATCTTTGATGGTGAAAAGGctgattttgtttgttcTGACGGTGCACCGGACGTTACTGGTATGCATGATTTGGATGAATATATTCAGGCCCAACTAGTGCTTAGTGCTCTGCAACTTGCAACTTGTATTCTGAAGGAGGATGGCACTTTTGTGGCTAAAATCTTCAGAGGTAGAGATATTGATTTGCTATATAGTCAGTTAGGttatttgtttgataaaGTCATTTGTGCGAAACCAAGATCTTCAAGAGCAAGTTCTTTGGAAGCATTCATTGTTTGTATAGGGTATAAGCCAAGACCTGGATGGATACCCAGCCTCAAACCAAACCTATCAACTGAAGAATTCTTCCAAGATATGAAAATTGGTAGGTCCGAATTGAGTGAGGACTTAGCttttaatgatgaagagaGGAAAGTTGCACCTTTTGTTGCATGTGGAGACTTGAATTCTATTGATTCAGATGCAACTTATGCGTTGGATGAGAATTTTAAAACCCTAAGTTTGGATCCTGTGCAATCACCTACTGCTCCACCTTATAAGAAGGCATTGGAGTTGAAGCGTAAAGGTCAATTGAAGATTGTAAAATGA
- a CDS encoding uncharacterized protein (PKUD0A12875) — protein sequence MEAAHESQSAVTEQYTVKLNASVALKLASIGQQSPQGITTGPIYGFDGVESNIISVTHTIAFPSSAQFGSSNNDDFFNLRTSNQKFQQEYLSKLKASNYTANLLGWFVISSGGKFISQSLADSLYQLQETFRSNKSEIPSLLVVYDPLKSVDGFLNLKCYKLSDAFLKTIQSDGKFIAKNLIENKLSYKNIIEPLALTIKSNHLTNLKIQEFNLDDASNELDNLSIGPSTYEYIKLTTDQLSDSVHQLNHNLGNLNYFQRNLSREIAKITKWEQKVKQDNEDKLKANPKAKLANTDWRKEFKLMPPSSKFDYLVASGSVNNICNNLQVTENIEYVKAVGIDKSI from the coding sequence ATGGAAGCAGCCCACGAATCCCAATCTGCTGTCACTGAACAGTATACTGTCAAGCTAAATGCAAGTGTTGCTCTCAAGCTTGCTAGCATCGGCCAACAATCTCCTCAAGGTATCACCACAGGTCCAATTTATGGTTTTGATGGTGTTGAGTCAAACATCATTAGTGTCACTCACACTATTGCATTTCCATCGTCTGCACAGTTTGGTTCCTCgaataatgatgatttcttcaacttgaGAACATCGAATcagaaatttcaacaagaGTATCTGTCAAAATTGAAGGCTTCAAATTACACTGCCAATCTTTTAGGCTGGTTTGTGATTTCATCGGGTGGTAAATTCATCTCACAGTCGTTAGCTGATTCTCTTTACCAGTTACAAGAAACTTTCAGATCAAACAAGTCAGAGATCCCATCTTTATTGGTTGTTTACGACCCTCTTAAATCTGTTGATGgctttttgaatttaaaaTGTTATAAATTAAGTGATGCCTTCCTAAAGACTATCCAATCTGATGGAAAATTTATTGCGAAGAATTTAATCGAAAACAAGTTATCATACAAAAACATAATAGAGCCGTTAGCATTAACTATCAAATCCAACCACttgacaaatttgaagatccaAGAATTCAATTTAGATGATGCATCTAATGAATTAGataatctttcaattggCCCATCTACCTATGAATACATAAAGCTAACCACTGACCAGCTCTCTGACTCAGTTCACCAATTGAACCATAACTTGGGTAATTTGAActatttccaaagaaacTTATCAAgagaaattgcaaaaattacaaagtGGGAACAAAAGGTTAAGCAAGACAATGAAGATAAGTTAAAGGCTAATCCAAAGGCTAAGTTAGCTAACACCGATTGGAGAAAAGAATTCAAGTTAATGCCTCCATCTTCTAAATTCGATTATTTAGTTGCGTCAGGTTCTGTCAATAACATCTGTAACAACTTACAAGTAactgaaaatattgaatatGTCAAAGCAGTGGGCATTGATAAATCCATCTAA
- a CDS encoding uncharacterized protein (PKUD0A12830; similar to Saccharomyces cerevisiae YBR070C (ALG14); ancestral locus Anc_3.289) — protein sequence MDENQFTVIVSSILTLILLVLARLISVLPVTKRVNRLNEREHGAFNSNTKAKGKRQMLILLGSGGHTGEMLRVLEQWKQLDKYDREYVISTGDETSIIKLKQFEEQHGSSKNYKITFVYRARNIGEGKFKATVNTLRSFISTISTFSGKNKLPDIFLTNGPGTAIPIAYILFIFKFFGMCRTKIIYMESIARVKDLSLTGWLIMPISDRILVQWERISKKYRRCEYYGMLV from the coding sequence ATGGATGAGAACCAATTTACAGTTATTGTGTCAAGTATTTTGACACTTATTCTATTGGTTTTGGCACGACTGATATCAGTGTTACCGGTGACGAAACGAGTCAATAGATTGAATGAGCGTGAACATGGTGCTTTTAACAGTAATACTAAGGCAAAAGGGAAGCGGCAAATGCTGATTTTATTAGGATCGGGAGGTCATACTGGTGAAATGTTACGTGTTTTGGAACAGTGGAAGCAGTTGGATAAGTATGACAGAGAATATGTAATAAGCACAGGAGATGAAACATCAattataaaattgaaacaattcGAAGAACAACATGGaagttcaaagaattaTAAAATTACATTTGTATATAGAGCTAGAAATATAGGCGAAGGAAAATTCAAAGCCACAGTAAACACTCTGAGAAGTTtcatttcaacaatatccaCTTTTTCAGggaaaaataaactacCGGATATTTTTCTAACCAACGGACCCGGAACAGCAATTCCAATAGCATACATATTATTtatattcaagtttttcgGTATGTGCCGAACAAAAATCATCTATATGGAGAGCATTGCGAGGGTCAAAGACCTGAGTCTCACTGGATGGTTAATTATGCCAATCAGTGACCGTATATTAGTCCAATGGGAgagaatatcaaagaaatataGAAGATGTGAATATTATGGGATGTTAGTTTAG